One Paenibacillus sp. FSL H7-0737 DNA segment encodes these proteins:
- a CDS encoding ABC transporter substrate-binding protein, producing the protein MKIILRVSLIGIISLIFVGGFFSLSKFSPKGGAIEQQQGKVNLDQPIKIKFGMWEAKTDIKFWTEKVRDYSKIKPNVTVEVETIPDNSGQYLKVRLAANDLPDIFYLKPDDLLTYKAVLLPLDGLTAAKNNKYPARLDHSILGLPLVSFSEYVYYHPSIFQEAGVEIPQTMDEFMDVMMKIKAHGKYIPIAIGGKENWTFYPFTEFGPPLLSKDENYLSSIAQTKRPFGKGSPFEKAAVMIKKIAENELAGPDALNIGVDQATLLFQNNKAAMLALGQWYLRDHLSKMKDDKDLDAFTLPWRETTSERLQAITMPDQYMAINKNSKNTEEVKAFLEWVFSRDVYQVYINYSQNSSTVINIESFLPFFNNVQEKHPFEPFMYLGIDEKFEKVKNAIQFDEKKAAQEIFSGAEVSDIQEKLNDDWEIAVEALR; encoded by the coding sequence GTGAAAATAATACTCCGTGTGTCTTTAATAGGGATCATTTCTCTTATTTTTGTAGGTGGCTTCTTCTCTTTAAGTAAGTTCAGTCCCAAAGGAGGGGCAATAGAGCAACAACAGGGAAAGGTGAATCTGGATCAACCGATTAAAATAAAATTCGGCATGTGGGAAGCGAAGACAGATATCAAATTTTGGACGGAAAAGGTAAGAGACTACTCTAAAATTAAGCCTAATGTAACGGTTGAAGTAGAGACAATTCCCGATAATAGCGGTCAGTATTTAAAGGTTCGTTTAGCAGCCAATGATTTGCCGGATATTTTTTACCTGAAGCCAGATGACCTACTCACTTACAAAGCAGTACTTCTTCCACTGGATGGATTAACCGCAGCAAAAAACAATAAATATCCCGCTAGATTAGATCATTCCATTCTTGGTCTACCACTTGTATCCTTCTCTGAATATGTCTATTACCATCCAAGTATCTTTCAAGAGGCCGGCGTAGAGATTCCGCAAACGATGGATGAATTTATGGATGTGATGATGAAGATTAAAGCGCATGGCAAATATATTCCGATTGCGATTGGCGGGAAAGAGAATTGGACGTTTTATCCTTTCACTGAGTTCGGACCACCTCTACTATCCAAGGATGAGAATTATTTATCTTCAATCGCACAGACAAAACGCCCTTTCGGAAAAGGTTCTCCTTTCGAGAAAGCAGCAGTGATGATTAAGAAAATAGCAGAGAATGAACTAGCAGGGCCCGATGCACTCAATATTGGTGTGGATCAGGCAACGCTGCTGTTTCAAAATAATAAAGCGGCTATGCTTGCACTCGGTCAGTGGTACCTTAGAGATCATTTATCCAAAATGAAGGATGATAAAGATTTAGATGCGTTCACATTGCCCTGGAGAGAGACAACTTCAGAGCGTTTGCAGGCAATCACTATGCCAGATCAATATATGGCGATCAATAAAAATTCCAAAAATACGGAAGAAGTTAAAGCATTTTTGGAGTGGGTATTTAGCCGGGATGTTTACCAAGTGTATATTAATTATTCGCAAAATTCATCGACAGTGATCAATATTGAATCATTCCTGCCGTTCTTCAACAATGTTCAAGAGAAGCACCCCTTTGAGCCGTTTATGTACCTGGGGATCGATGAGAAGTTTGAAAAAGTAAAAAATGCCATACAGTTTGATGAAAAGAAGGCTGCACAAGAAATTTTTTCAGGTGCTGAGGTGTCCGATATTCAAGAAAAATTGAATGATGATTGGGAGATAGCGGTTGAGGCTTTGAGGTAA